The Synergistota bacterium genomic sequence TATTCTTAGGAAGCATTCCCCATACCGTTCTCTCTATTATCTTCTCAGGAGCGCTCTGAAGCATCTTCTCATACGTTGTAACTTTCAACCCCCCCGGATAAGGCGAATGACTATAAAGCTTCTTTTGAGTAAGCTTTTCACCTGTAAGTTTAATCTTATCAGCATTAATCACTATTATATAGTCCCCTGTATCAAGGTAAGGAGTATATATAGCCTTGTGTTTACCCCTCAATATATAAGCTATCCTCGCAGCTAACCTACCTAATGGCTTATCTGTGGCATCCACAATATACCATTTTCTCTCCAGCTCTTTAGGTTTAGGTATGTATGTCTTATTCCCAAACATAATAATCTCCTCCCTTTCCCTTTTAGACACGTTCTTAATTTTAATATAGGGCTAGGGTTTTGTCAAGGAAACGATCCAAAACCTCACCACTTTGAAAAAATCATATTGCTGTTTTTAAGACTTTATGTTATCATTAAATTCTGGCAGAGTAGGCATCATACGTTAAGTGCCAGGGGATGGGATGTTGCCCCTGGATGAACGGTGGGTAGTTTCCACCGGCGCTATGATGTCGCATCCGCTGCCACATCTACTTCATAAGCCTCTTTTACCTCAAAGATGTGGCAGTCTCTGCCAATCTTTGAGGAAAGGAGGTGTTAAGTATGAGGTTTTCAACCTCAACTATGGTCCACGCCAGCATCCTCATAGCTATAAGTATTGTTCTCACTCGATTTGCAAGCTTTATGCTAACACCTTACATAAGACTTGGCTTTGGTCCCGTTCCCATATACATCGGTGGTATACTCTTTGGCCCATGGGTTGGAGCAATAATTGGAGCACTTGCTGACATTGTAGGCTTCTGGTTCAATACCTTCGGTGCTGCCTTTCCCAATCCCTTCATAACTTTGGCATCCTTATGCAGAGGGCTACTACCTCCACTATTTTTGAAAGCCTTAGGTGCAAAACAACTTACTTTTCGTTCACTCATAATATCCATAATATTAACAGAAATTGTGGCAGGCTTAGGTCTTACAACTTACGGACTCACCTTAATATATAAGGTTCCATTCTCTGTGCTCATCGTTCCGAGACTTATATCTACGTCTCTTCTGGTCATCATCTACTCTTTATTGATCTATGCAATAGCAACAAAACTCCTAGCTACCAAAGTTTTTCACAAGGAATTTTCCACAACTAAATAAAAATTGATAGGGGGCACCTAACTGTTAGGTGCCCCCTATTAGCCCCTCTGAGAGTAAAGCTTGTGCTAATTTTAAGTCAAAAGCATAGGTTATTTTTATATTCCATATATTACCAATAACCAATCTTATATTCTCCTCCTTAAAATACCTTAAAATTAAGCTACAATCGTCAGAAGCTTCAATAAATCCATCTTCTAAAGCTTTACGATGGGCCTCTTTTATTAAAGAAAGATGAAAACCCTGAGGAGTTTGAATAATGAACATTCTATCACGAGGAGGAATATTTTCTACCACAAGATCTTTGGCAAAAGCTATAGTTTCCTTTGCGGGTATAGCTAAGGTTACTGCTTTAAACGATCTAAGCTCTGTTATAAGTCTTTCTATATCTTCAACCAAAACGAAAGGACGAACTGCATCATGTATTAAAACAACCCCATCTTCATCGCAAATGTTTTCCAAACCAAGTCGAGAGCTTTCCTGCCTTGTTTTCCCACCAGCAATGAATTTACTTATCTTTTTATATTTTGGACCTTTGAATAAACTTCTTGCAAAATCCATATATTTATCATTTACAACAAGAATAATCTCATTAATACTTTTACTAACTTCAAAAGGTTCTACAGCCCACTCTAAGATGCTTTTTTCACCAATCTTAAAAAACTGCTTAGGAAAGCTATTATCGAATCTTTTTCCCTCTCCCCCAGCTAAAACTACAGCATAAACTCTTTTAAAGAACATTTTACACACCACCTTAATATTGTATAATTCTAAAGGAGGTGATTAGCTTGGTTAAAAAACTTGATTGGATAAAGCTGGAGAAAAACGAATCAATTTATAGGGATCCAAACGTACCCCCTGCCTCCAAGGAAAAAATCACCGACGCTATAGCACGATCAGCTTATACTTACCATCATGCTTATAGCGGCTGCACACGCGCAGTTTTACTAGCACTTAACGCTCACTTAAATCTGGCTCCTGAAGAAGCTTTCAAGTATTGCTTTAGCGCCTGTTCAACCTTACCTGGCGGTGTAGCAAGGATGGGAGAAGTATGTGGCGCATTGACAGGAGCTTTACTAGCTATAGGGCTTGCCTTCGGCCCCCAAAAACCCCAAGATATTAAAAGCTATGACAGAGCTCTAAAAATAGGAGCTCAACTATTCACAAAGTTTAAAGAAACATTTAACCATGTAAGGTGTCAAGAAATTCTAGAAGAGCTTTTTGGGAAAAGCCCGAACTTTTGGAACTCTCAAGAAAGGATAGAATGGATAAAAGCCGGTGGTCTTGAAACATGCTCTTTACTATGCGCAGAAACAGCAAGAATGGCTGCAGAAATAATCATAGATATCAGAGAGAAAGAGAATCAAACATCTTCCTAAGCTTCTTCTTTACTCGTTGGAGAGCGTTATCGACAGCTTTAGAATTACATCCAAGCTCTTTAGCAATTTCAATATAGCTTTTGCCTTCTAAATACCTTTTAAGAATCATCCTCTCCAATTCACTTAAGCTTTTTTCAATCTCATAGTATACGCTAACCGGTTCATCCTCTCTCAATAAAGAATTAATATTTATGTTTTCCTCTAAAGGAACATAATGAGAGGAAGGGATATCTTTTTGTCTAGTGGCACGTCTTAAGGCAGTTATAAGTTGTCTTTCAACGCACACTTCCAGAAAAAGATCAAAATCTTTATTTTTATGAATATCAAATGAATTAACTGCTTTAAATAAACCAAACATTCCTTCCTGGAGGAGGTCTTCTTTATCCATATTTGGAACAAAATACCTTTGCACTATAGACCTAATAAGAGGCATATACATCTTTACTATTTCATTCCATGCTTCAGAAGAACCATTTTGGGCCTTTACTATCAGTTCTCCCTTTCCTTGAGACACAAACTTCACCTCACACTTTCTACCACTTCAGAACAAAGAAGTTCAAGATTATCATCCACTTTGACTATCAGTCTCCCATCATCGTTGATATCTAAAGCTTCCCCTTTAAAAAGCTTACCTTCCCTTTTAAAAACGATCTCTCTTCCGAGGTTAATACAAATTGATTTATAGCGAGACAAAACTTCTTTCTTCCTGAACCATAAACTCTCCAACTCCCTAAAGATATTATTTATCATAATACTAAGAATAACCTCCTCTTTAACTGGAAAACCGATCTCACTTTCAAGAGAAGTAGAATCAGGAACGTCGGAAATATCTCTCAGATTCAAACCTACCCCTAAAAGACAATAATCTAGTTCTCTACCATTAAATAATCCTTCTATTAGAATTCCACAGACCTTTTTACCCGATAAAAGAACATCATTTGGCCATTTAACCAGGGCATTTAAACCTAATTCGCTAAGAGCATCAACTACAGCCAAAGCTGTTACCAAACTCAAAAGATTAAGTTCGTTTCCCTCCAATTTAGGCCTAAAAGCAAAAGTAAACCACAAACCCCTTCCTTGGGGAGAAATCCATTTCTTCCCGTGTCGCCCTCTTCCACAGGTTTGCTCCCCAGCCCATATAATAGTTCCATCACAAAGCTTTCCCTCTCTATAAAGCCTCTTAGCCTCCTCTTGTGTAGAATCTATACTTTCAATATAAATAATTTGACAAACTCTAGAGGATAATCCCTTTATTTCGCTCCCCTTCATCTTTTTCCTCCTCTTCTCTTTTCTCCTCTTTCTCTACTTTCTTCCTCCCCCACTCTCTCAGAGTTTCAGCCATCTCCCTGAGTTTCTTTTCTACCTCTTCGTGAAACCTCTGCGGGTTCAAACCTGTAAGAATCTCGATACCCTCATCTATGGTCCTTATAGCATAGATGTGAAACTTTCCTTCCTTAACAGCTTCAACTATATCTTCCCTTAGCATAAGGTTTTCTTTATTTCTATAAGGAATTATTACACCTTGTCTACCTGTCAATCCCTTTATTCTACAAAAATCAAAGAAACCAGCTATTTTCTTGTTTACACCACCTATTGGTTGTATGTTACCCTTCTGATCTACAGAACCAGTGATAGCTATATCCTGCCTTAATGGAATTCCAGAGATAGCAGAAAGTAAAGCATATAGCTCCGCTGCAGAAGCACTATCTCCTTCGATTCCCTCGTAAAGCTGTTCAAAGCATATACTTGCAGAAAGGGTTAAAGGAAAATCCTTAGCATATCGGGATGCCATATAGTTGGAAAGAATCATAACACCTTTATCATGAATTTTCCCGCTCATTCTGCTCTCTCTTTCTATATTTATAACTCCACGCTGACCAAGATGAACCGTAGCTGTTATCCTACTGGGCTTGCCAAAAGAATAGTCCCCAACATTAAGAATAGCAAGCCCATTTATTTGTCCGACCTTCTCTCCTTCCGCTTCTATAATTATCTGATCTCTCGCAAACATTTCTTTTAACTTTTCTTCATATCTATTCTCGCGATATATTTTTTCCTCTATAGCCTTTTTAACATGCTTATCCTCTATGTAATTGCTACCATCCATCCGAGCCCATGCATCAGCCTCAATCAAGACCGTTATAATATCACTAAATCTTGTCGAAAGTTTCCTCTGATCTTCAGCAAGCTCACTACTATAATCTATCAATGCAGCTAACGCAGTTTTATCACAATGTAGTAATCCTTCCTCACGACAATAAGAAGAGATAAACCTACAAACTTCTTTTATATTATTTTCATTCCTCTCCATTTCCACATCAAAGTCCACCTTTATTTTAAAAAGCTTTTTAAAGTCTTCATCAAAGAGCGAAAGAAGATGATATATCCACGGAGATCCAATAAGTAAAACTTTAACCTTTACGGGTATAGGCTCCGGAACCAAACCAGACACAGGTATTAATCCTACGTGTTCTGCTATATTTTCTACCCTTATTTCCCCTGTTTTGAGAACTCTCTTTAAAGCATCCCATGATCCAAAATTCCTTAAGACATCTATAACGTTAAGTATAAGATAACCACCGTTAGCCCTATGAATAGCCCCTGCTTTTATTTTAGTGAAATCAGTGACTAAGAATCCCATTCTCTGCTCGTATTCAAGTTTACCAACCAGATTGTAATAAGTAGGGTTACTTTCAAAAACAACAGGTGCTCCTTCAAGGCGAGAGTTATCAACAAGAAGATTAACCCTGTATTTATCAAATGATGGAGGCGCTTTCTTGTGCGGTTCCCCCTCTTCAGCAGTTATGAGAAAATCATGTAGGTGTTCAACCACATCCTCCATCATATCTTCAAGGAAAGCAACAACTTTTGGAAGATCCACATACTTTTCTTTCAAATCCTTAAACAACCCACCGATAACAAAAATACACAACTCTTTCTCTAAACGCTTTATCCTTTCTCTTGCTCCCTTCTCTAATCTTTGAACCTCTCTCATAATCTGCATCGTTCTCTCATGAAGCTCTAGAGATCTTGCTTCTAATTCCTTCTTCTTTTCAAGAGGAAGAGCATTAAACTCCTCCTGCGTCATTTCCCTTCCATCAACCAATGGAACATTTATGAACCCTGTTGGAGTTCTCTTCAAAGCAAAACCAAGGAGTTCCGCCTCTCTATTTAATGCTTCCATAAGCTCGTTAACTTGCTCCTGAAGTTCCTTAAAGACAAGCCTCTTCCTCGCTTCAAACTCTTCTCCTTCAAAAGCTTTAGGAATTCTAGCTTTAAGCTCATCAAGAAGCTCCTCAATATCTTTCTTAAACTCTCTTCCCTTACCCGCCGGAAAGGATAAAGCTATCGGTCTTGAAGGATTTTTAAAGTTATAAACATAACACCAATCAGAAGGAACAGGCTCAGTTAGGGCGATCTCCTGTGCTATTTTCTTCGCATAAGTCGTTCTCCCAGTACCTGTAATTCCAACAAAAAAGAGATTATACCCTGGACTCTTCACCCTTAGCCCAAAATGGGCAGCCTTAGCCACTCTATCCTGTCCAATTATGCCTTTACTCAATGGCTCTATATCTTCGGTAGTTCTGAAGTCAAAAACATTTAAGGGACATTTAACCCTAAGTTCCTCATAAGATAATTCCAATGAAGACACCCCCTTTTAAAAACCTTAAGTAAAATTATATCAAATTTTTGTGATATAATTCTAAGAGTAAGAAAAACCGAAAAAACCAAAGGAGGTAAGATCTCATGTTCAAAACATTAAGAAACCAGATGAAGCTAATATTTATAATAGTTACTATTTTCTTCGCCCTATCCATATACATAGGATATGACATCTATACACGAGGAAAAGGATCCCCAACACATTCTCCATCTACCACAGCAGCCATAGTTAATGGAGTACCTATATCAACAGCTCTTCTTAATGCAGCTATAAGAAATGAGCTATCAAATTATAAAGCAGAAGACTTAAAGAAATTAACAAAGGAAGATTTTGAAAATATTAGAAGAAATGTATTACAGGCTCTTATAAATTATGAACTTGTATATCAGGAAGCCATAAAAGAGGGACTTAAACCGTCCTCTAAAGAAATAGACGACGCTATAAGCAACATTGAAAAAAGATTCTCAACTAAAGAAGAATTCTTAAACTTTCTTCAGAGACAAGGAATATCTCTAGCAGATCTGAGGAAAGGATTAGAAAGGGAGCTAACTGTCAATAAAATATTAAGAAAAATCCAAGAAAACGTTGTAATCGATGAAAATCAAATTAGAAGCATATATGAAAAACACAAAGATGCCTTAGTTGAACCTAAAAAGTTTGAAATAGCTTACAAAGTCTTTAACGAATTCCAAAAAGCAGAAGAATTTTACAAACAACTAAAAAGCGGCAAAAAGTGGGAGGAAATAGAACCAGAGATAAAACCCCAAGCCAGGAGCTTATATGAACTACCTAAATCCTTCTCAGAAAACGAGGGAGAGCTCAAAGAAAATTCTCCCTTCCTCATAAAAGGCGAAGAAACCTCATGGGTTGGATATGTTTTTTCAATAATACCACCTCGTCAAAAAAGCTATGAGGAGGTAAAAAAGCAGCTTGAAAGTATCCTTAAGTATACTGAAGGATTGGAAGCCCAGAGAAAATTTATTTTGTCCTTAAGAGAAAAAGCAGATATAAAATACCCTGATCCTTCTCTTGCTCCCTTGCCACCATCTCAGGACAAAAAAGCAGAAAGTGAAGAAGAAAAATTAACCAAAGAGTCTACACCAGTTAAGGATAGTATAGAGAAAAGCTCAACAGAAACTAAAAGTGAAGAAACCGAGAGGAAAACTCCTAAAGAAAACCAAAATAAACAATAATTTAAAGGGGTCTATCCTTTAAAGGATAGACCCCTATTAAGTAAGCACTCTATCAATCCTCTGAATCGAAACTGACCTAAGAGAACCAAGGTCAACCTCTATAAACACTCCTTGAAGAGAAACTTTTCCTTCAGCAACTTCTAGCTTTTCTGGAATACCAGTTAAAAATCTCCTTAAAACCTTTTCCGGCGTCATGCCAATTATTGAGTCAATAGGTCCAGTCATACCAACATCAGTTATATAAGCGGTCCCCCCAGGCAATATCCTTTCATCCGCTGTTGGAACATGAGTATGCGTCCCAATGATAGCTGTTACCTTACCATCAAAGTAATATGCAAAAGCAAGCTTTTCTGAAGTGGCCTCAGCATGAAAATCAACGATTATGACATTCCTTTCTTCCCCAACTTTTAGCAATATTTCTTCCATTTTCTCAAAAGGACAATTCGAAGGAGGCATAAATATTCTTCCCTGTAAATTTACCACGACTACTCTGTCGAGCTTAATATAACCTCTGCCCGGTGCCCTGACAGGATAGTTATAAGGTCTAAGGAGAGGGTATTCCTCCTTTTGAAGGAGTTCAACCCCCTCCTTCTTATCCCAAACATGGTTTCCTGTAGTAATCACATCAACGCCAGCAGATAGGATCTCTTCGACTACATTCCGTGTCAAACCAAACCCTCCAGCACTATTCTCTCCATTAGCTATAACCAAATCAGGCTTAAGCTCCTCTCTTAGAGAAGGAAGCATCTCTTTTACAGCCTTTCGACCAGGGCTTCCTACAATATCCCCTATAAAGAGTACTTTAAAGATGCTATTTTGCATAATCTACACTCCTCATCTCCCTTATTACAGTGACCTTTATCTGTCCAGGATATTTAAGCTCGCCTTCTATTTTACGTGCTATTTCATAAGCAAGCTTTGCAGAAACGGCATCATCTACAATTTCAGGTTTAACTATTACCCTTACTTCCCTACCAGCTTGAATAGCATAGGCCTTTTCAATTCCATTAAAAGAAGAAGCTATTCTCTCAAGATTCTCAAGTCTCTTTATATACTCCTCAAAGCTTTCCCTTCTTGCACCAGGCCTTGATGCAGAAATAGCATCAGCAGCTTGAACTAAAACAGCAATAACGCTTTGGGGCTCTACTTCACTATGGTGAGCTTCTATAGCATGAATCACCTCTTGAGACTCTCCATATTTCCTAGCAAGCTCCGCTCCTATCTGGGAATGAGTTCCTTCTACATCTGTATCAACGGCTTTACCGATATCATGCAACAAACCAGCTCTCTTAGCCAAAAGCACATCCTCACCTAGCTCAGCAGCCATAACACCAGCAAGATGTGCAACTTCAAGAGAGTGAGTCAATATATTTTGACCATAGCTAGTTCTATATTTGAGCATCCCTAAAAGTCTAACGAGCTCAGAATGCATTTTCCCAACCTTGGCCTGAAACACAGCATCCTCTCCTGCTTCTCTTATATCATCTTCCAATTCCCTTAAAGCCTTTTCATACATTTCTTCTATACGTGCTGGGTGAATTCTCCCATCAGCTATCAGTTTTTCAAGAGTTCTCCTTGCTATCTCACGCCTTATAGGATTATGACAAGAAACTATTACTGCTTCAGGAGTATCGTCCACTATAAGATCCGCCCCAGTTATAGTCTCAAAAGTTCTTATGTTTCTACCTTCCCTACCAATTATCCTCCCTTTCATGTCATCATTTGGAAGAGGTACAACAGAAACAGTGGCTTCAACCACATGATCTACAGCACACCTCTGAATGGCGAGTGAAATAATCTCTCTTGCTTTTCGCTCTGCCTCTCGCTTAGCTTGGGCCTCCATCTCTTTTATCATTAAACCTACATATCCCTCGATTTCCTTTCTGGCCTCCTCAAGAAGTAAGTTCTTAGCTTCTTCCGAAGTTAACCCAGCGATCTTCTCCAAAGTAGTTTTCTGCTCACTCACCAATCTCTCAGCTTCCTTTCTAAGCTCTTCTATCTCCCTTTCTCTCTGCTTAAGGTCTTCCTCCTTGCGAGCTATTACTTCACCCCTTCTTTCAAGAAGCTCTTCTTTCTGCAAAAGCCTCTTCTCAAATCTCTGAAGTTCAGACCTTTTCTCTCTATACTCTCTTTCCCAGTCACTTCTAAGCCTTTGTATTTCCTCTCGCGCCTCACTTACCTTTTCCCTCTTAAGCGCTTCTCCTTCCTTTTCTGCCCTTGCTAAAATATCTTTAGCTATATCTTCAGCAGCTTTGATTTTCTTCTCAGCAACATGCTTTCTAAACCAATAACCAAAAGCAATACCTCCTGCTAAAGCCATCAGGATGTTTATAAGATACGAGAACCCGATGGTAATCACCCCCTTATTCTATTTCCAAGGATCGCTTAAAAGATAAGCTTTAAAGTAAGGTTAAGCTAGCCTTTCTCATCAAATAGAGCTTCCTTCCGGGATAGCTCCTGAACTTGCCCTTTTTTCTCTTCTCCTCTCAACTTTTCTAAGACAGCTCTCTCTATATCATCTATCAGCTCCGGTGTAGTCTCAAGGTAACTCCTCACGGCCTCTTTTCCTTGACCGAGGCGTTCATCTCTAAAGTAAAACCAAGAACCACTTTGCTTGACTACCCCAACTAGTAAAGCTGCTTCAAGAACACTTGAAGCCTTTGGAATTCCCAAACCATAGATTAAGTCAAACTCGGCCTCTTTAAAAGGAGGAGCAACCTTATTTTTCACTACTTTAACCCTTATCCTTGCACCTATCTGTTCTTGATTCCTCTTTATTGCCTCTCCTTTTCTAACATCAAGCCTAAGAGAAGAGTAAAACTTTAAAGCCCTACCCCCTGGGGTTGTCTCAACAGGACCAACCTGATATCCAGTGGAAACTTTTTCCCTTATCTGGTTTATGAATACCACTATAGCTTTGGTTTTACCCACAGCGGCTGTTAGCTTCCTCAAAGCCTGAGACATAAGTCTTGCTTGCAAGGCAACGTGAGCCTCTCCCATAGCGCCCTCTATCTCCGCTTGTGGTACAAGCGCAGCTACAGAATCAACCACTATAACATCGACCGCTCCGCTTCTCACCAAAGTCTCAACTATCTCTAAGGCCTGTTCTCCACTATCAGGCTGAGAAAGTAGGAGGTCTTCAACCCTAATTCCTAAGCCTTTAGCATAACGAGGATCGAGCGCATGTTCCGCATCTATAAAAGCTGCTACTCCACCCATCTTCTGTGCAGAAGCTATAAGATAAAGAGCAACCGTAGTCTTACCAGATCCTTCAGGACCAAATATTTCTACTATTCTTCCTCGAGGAAAACCCCCTACTCCCAATGCTATATCGAGAGGAAGAATCCCCGATGGAATAACCTCAACAGGAGCTAAACTTTCTTCTCCCAACCTCATTATAGCTCCCTTACCAAATTCCTTTTCTATTCTTGCCACCGCTTCCTTGAGTATCTTTTCCCTTTCAGGAGCAATCCTATCCAAGGCCTTTTCTAACCTCCTTCCAAAGCAAAAATGGCTAACGGAGTATAAACAGGCCCACTGGGGAAAAGCTGGCTTCTCATAAGCACTATTTCATGAACGAAAAA encodes the following:
- the rplM gene encoding 50S ribosomal protein L13 → MFGNKTYIPKPKELERKWYIVDATDKPLGRLAARIAYILRGKHKAIYTPYLDTGDYIIVINADKIKLTGEKLTQKKLYSHSPYPGGLKVTTYEKMLQSAPEKIIERTVWGMLPKNKLGRKMFKKLRVYRGSEHPHQAQKPQPLELEF
- a CDS encoding folate family ECF transporter S component codes for the protein MRFSTSTMVHASILIAISIVLTRFASFMLTPYIRLGFGPVPIYIGGILFGPWVGAIIGALADIVGFWFNTFGAAFPNPFITLASLCRGLLPPLFLKALGAKQLTFRSLIISIILTEIVAGLGLTTYGLTLIYKVPFSVLIVPRLISTSLLVIIYSLLIYAIATKLLATKVFHKEFSTTK
- the ispD gene encoding 2-C-methyl-D-erythritol 4-phosphate cytidylyltransferase, producing MFFKRVYAVVLAGGEGKRFDNSFPKQFFKIGEKSILEWAVEPFEVSKSINEIILVVNDKYMDFARSLFKGPKYKKISKFIAGGKTRQESSRLGLENICDEDGVVLIHDAVRPFVLVEDIERLITELRSFKAVTLAIPAKETIAFAKDLVVENIPPRDRMFIIQTPQGFHLSLIKEAHRKALEDGFIEASDDCSLILRYFKEENIRLVIGNIWNIKITYAFDLKLAQALLSEGLIGGT
- a CDS encoding C-GCAxxG-C-C family protein, which translates into the protein MVKKLDWIKLEKNESIYRDPNVPPASKEKITDAIARSAYTYHHAYSGCTRAVLLALNAHLNLAPEEAFKYCFSACSTLPGGVARMGEVCGALTGALLAIGLAFGPQKPQDIKSYDRALKIGAQLFTKFKETFNHVRCQEILEELFGKSPNFWNSQERIEWIKAGGLETCSLLCAETARMAAEIIIDIREKENQTSS
- a CDS encoding sigma-70 family RNA polymerase sigma factor, which codes for MSQGKGELIVKAQNGSSEAWNEIVKMYMPLIRSIVQRYFVPNMDKEDLLQEGMFGLFKAVNSFDIHKNKDFDLFLEVCVERQLITALRRATRQKDIPSSHYVPLEENININSLLREDEPVSVYYEIEKSLSELERMILKRYLEGKSYIEIAKELGCNSKAVDNALQRVKKKLRKMFDSLSL
- a CDS encoding biotin--[acetyl-CoA-carboxylase] ligase; protein product: MKGSEIKGLSSRVCQIIYIESIDSTQEEAKRLYREGKLCDGTIIWAGEQTCGRGRHGKKWISPQGRGLWFTFAFRPKLEGNELNLLSLVTALAVVDALSELGLNALVKWPNDVLLSGKKVCGILIEGLFNGRELDYCLLGVGLNLRDISDVPDSTSLESEIGFPVKEEVILSIMINNIFRELESLWFRKKEVLSRYKSICINLGREIVFKREGKLFKGEALDINDDGRLIVKVDDNLELLCSEVVESVR
- a CDS encoding AAA family ATPase, encoding MSSLELSYEELRVKCPLNVFDFRTTEDIEPLSKGIIGQDRVAKAAHFGLRVKSPGYNLFFVGITGTGRTTYAKKIAQEIALTEPVPSDWCYVYNFKNPSRPIALSFPAGKGREFKKDIEELLDELKARIPKAFEGEEFEARKRLVFKELQEQVNELMEALNREAELLGFALKRTPTGFINVPLVDGREMTQEEFNALPLEKKKELEARSLELHERTMQIMREVQRLEKGARERIKRLEKELCIFVIGGLFKDLKEKYVDLPKVVAFLEDMMEDVVEHLHDFLITAEEGEPHKKAPPSFDKYRVNLLVDNSRLEGAPVVFESNPTYYNLVGKLEYEQRMGFLVTDFTKIKAGAIHRANGGYLILNVIDVLRNFGSWDALKRVLKTGEIRVENIAEHVGLIPVSGLVPEPIPVKVKVLLIGSPWIYHLLSLFDEDFKKLFKIKVDFDVEMERNENNIKEVCRFISSYCREEGLLHCDKTALAALIDYSSELAEDQRKLSTRFSDIITVLIEADAWARMDGSNYIEDKHVKKAIEEKIYRENRYEEKLKEMFARDQIIIEAEGEKVGQINGLAILNVGDYSFGKPSRITATVHLGQRGVINIERESRMSGKIHDKGVMILSNYMASRYAKDFPLTLSASICFEQLYEGIEGDSASAAELYALLSAISGIPLRQDIAITGSVDQKGNIQPIGGVNKKIAGFFDFCRIKGLTGRQGVIIPYRNKENLMLREDIVEAVKEGKFHIYAIRTIDEGIEILTGLNPQRFHEEVEKKLREMAETLREWGRKKVEKEEKREEEEKDEGERNKGIIL
- a CDS encoding SurA N-terminal domain-containing protein gives rise to the protein MFKTLRNQMKLIFIIVTIFFALSIYIGYDIYTRGKGSPTHSPSTTAAIVNGVPISTALLNAAIRNELSNYKAEDLKKLTKEDFENIRRNVLQALINYELVYQEAIKEGLKPSSKEIDDAISNIEKRFSTKEEFLNFLQRQGISLADLRKGLERELTVNKILRKIQENVVIDENQIRSIYEKHKDALVEPKKFEIAYKVFNEFQKAEEFYKQLKSGKKWEEIEPEIKPQARSLYELPKSFSENEGELKENSPFLIKGEETSWVGYVFSIIPPRQKSYEEVKKQLESILKYTEGLEAQRKFILSLREKADIKYPDPSLAPLPPSQDKKAESEEEKLTKESTPVKDSIEKSSTETKSEETERKTPKENQNKQ
- a CDS encoding TIGR00282 family metallophosphoesterase, whose translation is MQNSIFKVLFIGDIVGSPGRKAVKEMLPSLREELKPDLVIANGENSAGGFGLTRNVVEEILSAGVDVITTGNHVWDKKEGVELLQKEEYPLLRPYNYPVRAPGRGYIKLDRVVVVNLQGRIFMPPSNCPFEKMEEILLKVGEERNVIIVDFHAEATSEKLAFAYYFDGKVTAIIGTHTHVPTADERILPGGTAYITDVGMTGPIDSIIGMTPEKVLRRFLTGIPEKLEVAEGKVSLQGVFIEVDLGSLRSVSIQRIDRVLT
- the rny gene encoding ribonuclease Y, producing MITIGFSYLINILMALAGGIAFGYWFRKHVAEKKIKAAEDIAKDILARAEKEGEALKREKVSEAREEIQRLRSDWEREYREKRSELQRFEKRLLQKEELLERRGEVIARKEEDLKQREREIEELRKEAERLVSEQKTTLEKIAGLTSEEAKNLLLEEARKEIEGYVGLMIKEMEAQAKREAERKAREIISLAIQRCAVDHVVEATVSVVPLPNDDMKGRIIGREGRNIRTFETITGADLIVDDTPEAVIVSCHNPIRREIARRTLEKLIADGRIHPARIEEMYEKALRELEDDIREAGEDAVFQAKVGKMHSELVRLLGMLKYRTSYGQNILTHSLEVAHLAGVMAAELGEDVLLAKRAGLLHDIGKAVDTDVEGTHSQIGAELARKYGESQEVIHAIEAHHSEVEPQSVIAVLVQAADAISASRPGARRESFEEYIKRLENLERIASSFNGIEKAYAIQAGREVRVIVKPEIVDDAVSAKLAYEIARKIEGELKYPGQIKVTVIREMRSVDYAK
- the recA gene encoding recombinase RecA codes for the protein MAPEREKILKEAVARIEKEFGKGAIMRLGEESLAPVEVIPSGILPLDIALGVGGFPRGRIVEIFGPEGSGKTTVALYLIASAQKMGGVAAFIDAEHALDPRYAKGLGIRVEDLLLSQPDSGEQALEIVETLVRSGAVDVIVVDSVAALVPQAEIEGAMGEAHVALQARLMSQALRKLTAAVGKTKAIVVFINQIREKVSTGYQVGPVETTPGGRALKFYSSLRLDVRKGEAIKRNQEQIGARIRVKVVKNKVAPPFKEAEFDLIYGLGIPKASSVLEAALLVGVVKQSGSWFYFRDERLGQGKEAVRSYLETTPELIDDIERAVLEKLRGEEKKGQVQELSRKEALFDEKG